In one Nitrospirota bacterium genomic region, the following are encoded:
- a CDS encoding PAS domain-containing protein, which translates to MTEKVLNVSSDENPQGKSSAASMEEKIALKEHELLRILMDNVPDSIYFKDHEGRFVMVNKAKAYNSSTTPEAMIGKTDFDYLSPAQASRVRQLEEEIIKTGKPMVGNVETLTRKSGNTVHVLANKVPWYDSEGNIIGTIGISRDITEFKDAREALELAKNDLEKRIDERTHQLKELNDTLLAEINERKRMEEEIRKNYYTQRAINNVLKIALEPVSLTEQLDKTLDLVLSIPWLSLLSKGSIFSYDDATSSLNMISVRGLSDFLRQTCKTVPVGMCLCGRCALTRETIFVNHLDDRHDIGYDGMTNHGHYCVPIQKGSQLLGVINLYVNAGHTTTHMEVAFLLAVADSIAGMMERDKNELEKHKLQKQLIHSEKLSALGRLSASVAHEIRNPLTAIGGFARRLHKMVLDGTKEKEYADVISAESTRLEIILKNILSYSRAESHNMSSQNLNEIIAETIRNYSETMVEKCVKVFFTAGNLPLIKVDRTQIRQVFDNLVTNAIDAMPSEGGSVRIITKATVKDNVKCAMIQIEDSGTGIPADKISMIFEPFFSTKEMGRGTGLGLPITRRIVTEHGGMINVESYPGAGSVFTVYLPFKE; encoded by the coding sequence GTTTGTCATGGTAAACAAGGCTAAGGCGTACAATTCCTCAACTACTCCTGAAGCAATGATTGGAAAGACGGACTTTGACTACTTAAGCCCTGCTCAGGCATCGCGCGTGAGACAACTTGAGGAGGAGATAATAAAAACCGGCAAGCCGATGGTTGGGAACGTTGAAACGCTGACGCGTAAAAGCGGCAACACTGTCCACGTTCTGGCCAACAAGGTTCCGTGGTATGATAGTGAGGGAAACATAATTGGCACAATAGGTATATCACGAGATATAACGGAGTTTAAAGATGCAAGGGAAGCTCTTGAACTGGCAAAAAATGACCTTGAAAAACGCATTGATGAACGCACCCATCAACTTAAAGAGCTAAACGACACACTTCTTGCCGAGATAAATGAGCGCAAACGCATGGAAGAGGAAATCCGGAAAAACTATTACACGCAAAGAGCTATCAACAACGTTTTAAAAATAGCGCTTGAACCCGTCTCTTTAACTGAGCAACTTGATAAAACGCTTGACTTAGTTCTTTCCATTCCGTGGCTTTCCCTGCTGTCAAAGGGTTCTATATTTTCCTACGATGATGCCACATCTTCTTTAAATATGATCAGTGTCAGGGGACTGTCAGACTTTTTGCGTCAAACCTGTAAAACCGTTCCTGTTGGAATGTGTCTGTGCGGCAGGTGTGCTCTTACCAGAGAAACAATCTTTGTTAACCACTTAGACGACAGACACGACATTGGGTACGATGGAATGACAAATCATGGCCACTACTGCGTCCCTATTCAAAAAGGCTCACAACTGCTTGGCGTGATTAATCTGTACGTAAATGCAGGGCACACGACAACCCACATGGAGGTAGCGTTTCTCCTTGCAGTGGCAGACTCGATAGCCGGCATGATGGAAAGAGATAAAAATGAACTTGAAAAGCATAAGCTGCAAAAACAGCTGATTCACTCTGAGAAACTTTCGGCTCTTGGAAGACTTTCGGCCAGTGTTGCCCATGAAATCAGGAATCCGCTTACCGCTATCGGAGGATTTGCCAGAAGGCTTCATAAAATGGTGTTAGACGGTACAAAAGAAAAAGAGTATGCCGATGTAATCAGTGCTGAGTCCACGCGTCTTGAGATTATCCTGAAAAACATTCTTTCTTATTCCAGGGCTGAAAGCCACAACATGAGCTCTCAGAACTTAAACGAAATAATTGCCGAAACAATCAGAAATTACAGTGAAACAATGGTGGAAAAATGTGTTAAGGTTTTTTTTACAGCCGGTAATTTGCCGCTCATTAAGGTGGACAGAACTCAGATCCGGCAGGTTTTTGATAACCTTGTCACAAATGCAATTGATGCCATGCCCAGTGAGGGCGGCTCTGTCAGAATAATAACAAAAGCCACAGTCAAGGACAATGTTAAATGTGCCATGATTCAGATTGAGGACTCAGGGACAGGTATTCCGGCAGACAAAATCAGCATGATATTTGAGCCGTTTTTTTCGACAAAGGAAATGGGGCGGGGCACAGGGCTTGGACTTCCCATCACAAGGCGGATTGTTACCGAACACGGCGGGATGATAAACGTGGAGAGCTATCCTGGGGCCGGTTCAGTGTTTACCGTTTATTTGCCTTTTAAAGAGTAA